Genomic segment of Saccharomyces cerevisiae S288C chromosome XV, complete sequence:
TCTTAGCCAGTTCCCCACTCTTTACCAATTGGAACATTTCCTCATAGTCTACAATCTCCTTGTCTTGGAAACTTTCTGAGGACTCATAATGACTCTTTGGATAGGGTGAAAACGCTGCCACCTTAGAGGAATCTAGAGGGTACTTAAACTCTCTGTACTGGTTGAAATTATTTAGTAAGTACACCTTAGGATGTCCCATCACTCCTAATGTCCAAGCACATCTAGGGGAGCTAAAGTTACCAACACGATCGTAAACCACTAATATATCATCTTTTTGAACTCCTAAATTACTCATAGCGTCGTCAAAAACCTTCTTTGTAGGGAACATATGTGGATAGGGCGATTTTTTGTCACTGATTGcatcaatatcaaagaaaatggagTTTGGTATACGTGGTTTGGTCAAGAAATCCACTTTATTATCAAGCTTCCAACTGGGTAGGTACCATGTTGCATCAACTGGAACGATTCTATGAACCTTCTCACTGGCCACTAACTTAACAAACGCTTTTGGAGAAATAAGATCAAATAATGGCATTGAATGTATGGGCAATTTTCTTCACAACTTTATGCTTTTGTCCTCATTGTTTGAATGCACTTACGCTGTATTATTGTACACAGCTGAACATCCCGAGcgaaaattttaaaatggTTTAATAGACGAGATGAGAGATGA
This window contains:
- the TUM1 gene encoding thiosulfate sulfurtransferase (Rhodanese domain sulfur transferase; accepts persulfite from Nfs1p and transfers it to Uba4p in the pathway for 2-thiolation of the wobble uridine base of tRNAs; also stimulates sulfur transfer by Nfs1p; involved in metabolism of sterol esters; may be mitochondrially localized), with product MPLFDLISPKAFVKLVASEKVHRIVPVDATWYLPSWKLDNKVDFLTKPRIPNSIFFDIDAISDKKSPYPHMFPTKKVFDDAMSNLGVQKDDILVVYDRVGNFSSPRCAWTLGVMGHPKVYLLNNFNQYREFKYPLDSSKVAAFSPYPKSHYESSESFQDKEIVDYEEMFQLVKSGELAKKFNAFDARSLGRFEGTEPEPRSDIPSGHIPGTQPLPYGSLLDPETKTYPEAGEAIHATLEKALKDFHCTLDPSKPTICSCGTGVSGVIIKTALELAGVPNVRLYDGSWTEWVLKSGPEWIAENRD